The Neoarius graeffei isolate fNeoGra1 chromosome 12, fNeoGra1.pri, whole genome shotgun sequence genome window below encodes:
- the rab38c gene encoding ras-related protein Rab-38, whose translation MQQEHLFKVLVIGDLGVGKTSIIKRCVHQVFSQHYRATIGVDFALKVLNWDNHTVIRLQLWDIAGQERYGNMTRVYYREAVGALVVFDVTRASTFDAIPKWKDDLDTKVTLSNGTPVPTVLLANKSDLSRDGLSTPIPKLDTFCKENGFVGWFETSAKENANIEAAIRCLVEHILSHEENAVNDADPETVTLSGNNNTKDRGKARCSACPK comes from the exons ATGCAGCAAGAACATCTGTTCAAAGTCCTTGTGATTGGAGACCTCGGAGTTGGAAAAACCTCTATTATAAAGAGATGTGTTCATCAGGTCTTCTCTCAGCACTACAGAGCCACTATAGGCGTCGATTTTGCCTTGAAAGTGTTGAACTGGGACAATCACACAGTCATCAGGTTACAGTTATGGGACATCGCAG GTCAGGAGCGCTACGGCAATATGACACGGGTGTATTACCGCGAGGCTGTAGGAGCTCTGGTCGTGTTTGATGTGACCAGAGCATCGACGTTTGACGCGATACCAAAGTGGAAAGATGATCTGGACACAAAGGTTACTCTGAGCAACGGCACACCTGTCCCGACTGTTCTGCTGGCCAATAAGTCCGACCTGTCACGGGACGGCTTGTCCACTCCGATTCCCAAGCTCGACACGTTTTGCAAAGAGAATGGATTCGTGGGCTGGTTTGAAACCTCAGCCAAG GAAAACGCCAATATTGAAGCAGCAATCAGGTGCCTGGTGGAACACATACTGTCCCATGAGGAGAACGCGGTCAACGACGCAGACCCAGAAACAGTGACCCTGTCTGGCAACAACAACACCAAAGATCGTGGCAAAGCCAGATGCTCGGCATGTCCTAAATAG